From Methanocella paludicola SANAE, a single genomic window includes:
- a CDS encoding sulfate adenylyltransferase — MSRPQVKLINTVLTGKAKETALEEASESLARNSNTVMIDDEAWITVEMIATGALSPCTGFMNAEDYGSVLHSGRLADGTPWPTPLSFAVAGEKNQDVLKGLHKGDVATLINRNKEPVARIITEEVFEYDREERAQCVFGTTDKRHPGVRSIYERMGDRSLAGKVELINRPHWGAFEKYRLTPEECIDYFYNKKGARTVVGFITGANPVHRGHEHIHRTALETNDMLLIQPLVQLAKPEYIRSEYRIQAYETLLNKYYQRERVLMNPLRVTYIFAGPRESVLHAIVSRNFGATHFAIGRDHAGVGNYYGDYECQTIFDRLYEGGSKELGITLLPFSEVFYCSRCGTTATENTCPHGKQYRVTISGTAIRELMRYGYTPPREIVRPEVARIAMQGIQPKGLDENGTSIYPVGSIIKKMFPFYLVAKRLGGKLREKPLSWEDLKLEDVERALMDVRENSDRILRDISRDTEMHYDVNRDMAAQWVDEANEYCRSRQGHMIKALEEKVAAADPNADNKMFQSRAEAEKELEAAKYVLESMNSRGLDNKKIQWNPLKYTEYR, encoded by the coding sequence ATGAGCAGGCCACAAGTGAAGCTGATAAATACGGTCCTCACGGGAAAAGCGAAAGAGACGGCACTGGAAGAGGCGTCCGAGAGCCTGGCGCGCAACTCCAACACGGTCATGATCGACGATGAGGCCTGGATCACGGTAGAGATGATCGCCACTGGTGCGCTCAGCCCGTGCACAGGCTTCATGAACGCCGAGGACTACGGGTCCGTCCTGCACTCGGGCCGGCTGGCCGACGGCACGCCGTGGCCCACGCCGCTGTCCTTCGCGGTGGCGGGCGAGAAGAACCAGGACGTGCTCAAAGGCCTCCATAAGGGCGACGTGGCCACGCTGATCAACCGAAATAAGGAGCCTGTCGCGAGAATAATCACCGAAGAAGTCTTCGAATATGATCGCGAAGAGCGGGCGCAGTGCGTGTTCGGCACCACCGATAAGCGCCACCCGGGCGTCCGCAGCATTTATGAGCGCATGGGCGACCGGTCGCTGGCCGGCAAGGTCGAGCTGATCAACCGCCCCCACTGGGGCGCATTCGAAAAATACAGGCTAACCCCTGAAGAATGCATCGATTACTTCTATAACAAGAAGGGCGCCCGCACGGTCGTTGGCTTCATCACCGGCGCGAACCCGGTGCATCGGGGCCACGAGCATATCCACCGGACGGCGCTCGAGACGAACGATATGCTGCTCATACAGCCGCTCGTGCAGCTTGCGAAGCCGGAGTACATCCGCTCAGAATACCGCATACAGGCATACGAGACGCTGCTCAACAAATATTACCAGCGCGAGCGCGTGCTCATGAACCCCCTCAGGGTCACCTATATATTCGCAGGGCCGAGGGAATCCGTGCTCCATGCCATTGTGTCACGCAACTTCGGCGCCACCCACTTCGCCATCGGCAGGGACCACGCCGGCGTCGGCAACTATTATGGCGATTACGAGTGCCAGACCATCTTCGACCGCCTGTACGAGGGCGGCTCGAAAGAGCTGGGCATCACGCTCCTGCCTTTCAGCGAAGTATTTTACTGCTCGAGGTGCGGCACCACCGCGACGGAGAATACCTGCCCGCATGGCAAGCAATACCGCGTCACGATCAGCGGCACCGCGATCAGGGAGCTCATGCGCTATGGATATACCCCGCCCAGGGAGATCGTGCGCCCGGAAGTGGCTCGCATCGCCATGCAGGGCATTCAGCCCAAAGGCCTTGACGAGAATGGCACTTCCATTTACCCCGTCGGGTCCATCATCAAGAAAATGTTCCCGTTCTACCTCGTGGCAAAGAGGCTTGGCGGCAAGCTAAGAGAAAAGCCGCTGAGCTGGGAAGACCTCAAGCTGGAGGACGTCGAGCGTGCCCTGATGGACGTCAGGGAGAACTCCGACCGCATCCTGAGGGATATTTCCCGCGATACCGAGATGCACTACGACGTGAACCGCGACATGGCGGCCCAGTGGGTCGACGAGGCGAACGAGTACTGCCGCAGCCGCCAGGGCCACATGATCAAGGCGCTCGAGGAGAAGGTCGCCGCCGCGGACCCGAACGCCGACAACAAGATGTTCCAGAGCAGGGCCGAGGCGGAGAAGGAGCTCGAGGCGGCGAAGTACGTTCTCGAGAGCATGAACTCCAGGGGGCTGGACAATAAGAAGATCCAGTGGAACCCTCTCAAGTATACCGAATACCGATAA